A single region of the Micropterus dolomieu isolate WLL.071019.BEF.003 ecotype Adirondacks linkage group LG02, ASM2129224v1, whole genome shotgun sequence genome encodes:
- the dnaja3a gene encoding dnaJ heat shock protein family (Hsp40) member A3a isoform X2, with protein sequence MRSHAGAALDEGMMASSAARCSSRWITVIVSSGHRRAAGAVVCVGHGGVRSISTLGAETLWRGGNLMCGGAGKALTLRGLSGIKSPHAVSTLSFHTSAPVSSKQDFYQVLGIPRTSTQKEIKKAYYQMAKKYHPDTNKDDPQAKEKFAQLAEAYEVLSDEVKRKQYDTYGSTGFDAGQAGGGQQYWTGQTSHVDPEELFRKIFGEFSGGRGFGDFNAIFDQPQEYIMELTFTQAAKGVNKEISVNIEAACERCDGKGHEPGTKVQHCHFCNGSGMETVNTGPFVMRSTCRRCGGKGTVISTPCHSCRGAGQTKQRKAVMVPVPAGVEDGQTVRMPVGKKEIFITFRVQKSPLFRRDGADIHSDLFISVAQAILGGTARTQGLYETLNLSIPAGIQTDQRIHLAGKGIARVSGYGYGDHYVHVKIKIPKTLTDRQKALLMSFAEDETDVEGTVNGVTATTTGKRSSWN encoded by the exons ATGCGCAGTCACGCCGGAGCAGCGCTAGATGAAGGAATGATGGCGTCCTCGGCTGCCCGCTGCTCCTCACGCTGGATTACAGTCATCGTGTCCTCTGGACATCGCAGGGCCGCCGGCGCAGTTGTGTGCGTTGGCCATGGCGGGGTCCGGAGTATATCTACACTGGGAGCAGAAACATTGTGGCGGGGAGGAAACCTGATGTGTGGCGGAGCAGGGAAAGCGTTGACATTGAGAGGGCTGTCAG GTATCAAATCGCCCCATGCTGTCTCCACACTGTCCTTTCACACAAGTGCCCCTGTTAGCAGTAAGCAGGACTTCTACCAGGTCCTTGGTATACCTCGCACATCAACCCAGAAAGAGATCAAGAAAGCTTACTACCAG ATGGCCAAAAAGTATCACCCTGACACCAACAAAGATGACCCACAAGCCAAGGAAAAATTTGCTCAGCTGGCTGAAGCTTATGAG GTCCTGAGTGATGAAGTAAAGAGGAAGCAGTACGATACCTATGGCTCAACAGGCTTTGACGCTGGTCAGGCCGGTGGAGGGCAGCAATACTGGACTGGACAGACCAGCCACGTGGACCCAGAAGAGCTCTTCCGCAAGATCTTTGGGGAATTCTCTGGAGGCCGTGGCTTTGGAGACTTCAATGCCATATTTGATCAGCCACAGGAG TACATCATGGAGCTGACGTTCACTCAGGCTGCAAAGGGAGTCAACAAAGAGATATCTGTTAACATAGAAGCAGCCTGCGAACGCTGTGATGGTAAAGGCCATGAGCCAGGCACCAAAGTTCAGCACTGCCACTTCTGCAACGGCTCCGGCATG GAGACAGTGAACACGGGCCCGTTTGTGATGCGCTCCACGTGTCGTCGCTGTGGCGGCAAAGGCACGGTCATCTCCACCCCCTGTCACTCCTGCCGTGGGGCGGGGCAGACCAAGCAGAGGAAGGCTGTGATGGTTCCTGTGCCTGCAG GAGTGGAGGATGGTCAGACAGTCAGAATGCCAGTTGGTAAGAAGGAGATCTTCATCACGTTTAGG GTCCAAAAAAGTCCCCTGTTCAGGAGGGACGGTGCAGACATCCACTCTGACCTTTTTATCTCTGTGGCCCAAGCTATCCTGGGCGGCACGGCCAGGACACAGGGCCTTTATGAAACACTAAACTTATCC ATCCCTGCAGGCATCCAGACAGACCAGAGGATTCATCTGGCAGGGAAGGGAATCGCTCGTGTCAGCGGCTATGGCTATGGAGACCATTATGtccatgtcaaaataaaaatacccaA gacactgacagacagacaaaaagctCTGCTAATGAGCTTTGCTGAGGATGAGACAGACGTTGAGGGGACGGTGAACGGTGTCACTGCCACCACCACAG GTAAAAGGTCATCCTGGAACTGA
- the dnaja3a gene encoding dnaJ heat shock protein family (Hsp40) member A3a isoform X1, whose amino-acid sequence MRSHAGAALDEGMMASSAARCSSRWITVIVSSGHRRAAGAVVCVGHGGVRSISTLGAETLWRGGNLMCGGAGKALTLRGLSGIKSPHAVSTLSFHTSAPVSSKQDFYQVLGIPRTSTQKEIKKAYYQMAKKYHPDTNKDDPQAKEKFAQLAEAYEVLSDEVKRKQYDTYGSTGFDAGQAGGGQQYWTGQTSHVDPEELFRKIFGEFSGGRGFGDFNAIFDQPQEYIMELTFTQAAKGVNKEISVNIEAACERCDGKGHEPGTKVQHCHFCNGSGMETVNTGPFVMRSTCRRCGGKGTVISTPCHSCRGAGQTKQRKAVMVPVPAGVEDGQTVRMPVGKKEIFITFRVQKSPLFRRDGADIHSDLFISVAQAILGGTARTQGLYETLNLSIPAGIQTDQRIHLAGKGIARVSGYGYGDHYVHVKIKIPKTLTDRQKALLMSFAEDETDVEGTVNGVTATTTDGGSSGKRSEAGQSRHGKKEGELKQEGGFFSKLKKLFSSS is encoded by the exons ATGCGCAGTCACGCCGGAGCAGCGCTAGATGAAGGAATGATGGCGTCCTCGGCTGCCCGCTGCTCCTCACGCTGGATTACAGTCATCGTGTCCTCTGGACATCGCAGGGCCGCCGGCGCAGTTGTGTGCGTTGGCCATGGCGGGGTCCGGAGTATATCTACACTGGGAGCAGAAACATTGTGGCGGGGAGGAAACCTGATGTGTGGCGGAGCAGGGAAAGCGTTGACATTGAGAGGGCTGTCAG GTATCAAATCGCCCCATGCTGTCTCCACACTGTCCTTTCACACAAGTGCCCCTGTTAGCAGTAAGCAGGACTTCTACCAGGTCCTTGGTATACCTCGCACATCAACCCAGAAAGAGATCAAGAAAGCTTACTACCAG ATGGCCAAAAAGTATCACCCTGACACCAACAAAGATGACCCACAAGCCAAGGAAAAATTTGCTCAGCTGGCTGAAGCTTATGAG GTCCTGAGTGATGAAGTAAAGAGGAAGCAGTACGATACCTATGGCTCAACAGGCTTTGACGCTGGTCAGGCCGGTGGAGGGCAGCAATACTGGACTGGACAGACCAGCCACGTGGACCCAGAAGAGCTCTTCCGCAAGATCTTTGGGGAATTCTCTGGAGGCCGTGGCTTTGGAGACTTCAATGCCATATTTGATCAGCCACAGGAG TACATCATGGAGCTGACGTTCACTCAGGCTGCAAAGGGAGTCAACAAAGAGATATCTGTTAACATAGAAGCAGCCTGCGAACGCTGTGATGGTAAAGGCCATGAGCCAGGCACCAAAGTTCAGCACTGCCACTTCTGCAACGGCTCCGGCATG GAGACAGTGAACACGGGCCCGTTTGTGATGCGCTCCACGTGTCGTCGCTGTGGCGGCAAAGGCACGGTCATCTCCACCCCCTGTCACTCCTGCCGTGGGGCGGGGCAGACCAAGCAGAGGAAGGCTGTGATGGTTCCTGTGCCTGCAG GAGTGGAGGATGGTCAGACAGTCAGAATGCCAGTTGGTAAGAAGGAGATCTTCATCACGTTTAGG GTCCAAAAAAGTCCCCTGTTCAGGAGGGACGGTGCAGACATCCACTCTGACCTTTTTATCTCTGTGGCCCAAGCTATCCTGGGCGGCACGGCCAGGACACAGGGCCTTTATGAAACACTAAACTTATCC ATCCCTGCAGGCATCCAGACAGACCAGAGGATTCATCTGGCAGGGAAGGGAATCGCTCGTGTCAGCGGCTATGGCTATGGAGACCATTATGtccatgtcaaaataaaaatacccaA gacactgacagacagacaaaaagctCTGCTAATGAGCTTTGCTGAGGATGAGACAGACGTTGAGGGGACGGTGAACGGTGTCACTGCCACCACCACAG ATGGGGGCAGCAGTGGTAAGCGGTCTGAGGCAGGGCAAAGCAGGCATGGCAAGAAGGAAGGAGAGTTGAAACAAGAGGGGGGCTTCTTCTCCAAATTAAAGAAATTGTTTAGTTCTTCTTGA